One region of Camelina sativa cultivar DH55 chromosome 6, Cs, whole genome shotgun sequence genomic DNA includes:
- the LOC109133513 gene encoding salt stress-induced hydrophobic peptide ESI3-like, producing the protein MGSETFLEIILAILLPPVGVFLRYGCGVEFWICLLLTIFGYIPGIIYAIYVLVG; encoded by the exons atgggATCAGAAACCTTCCTGGAGATTATTCTCGCGATTCTTCTGCCTCCCGTCGGTGTTTTCCTCCGATATGGTTGTGGG GTAGAGTTCTGGATATGTCTGTTGTTGACGATATTTGGTTACATACCTGGGATCATCTACGCTATCTATGTTCTTGTCGGATGA